A region from the Mya arenaria isolate MELC-2E11 chromosome 2, ASM2691426v1 genome encodes:
- the LOC128213091 gene encoding BUB3-interacting and GLEBS motif-containing protein ZNF207-like: MGRKKKKQLKPWCWYCNREFDDEKILIQHQKAKHFKCHICHKKLYTGPGLSIHCMQVHKEKMDKVPNSVPGRNNIEIEIYGMEGIPDQDLRDHEREKNKKANAAKNPGDSDDDSQPGTSTTTSTPSAPPLPGGMGPNMGFMGMPPMPPPMGMGPMGMRPGMGPMGPMGPMMGPGGMPMPPRPFMGPGAPPMPPMSTPPMSAPPSKPLFPAAAASSSGSSAPPTSTSMAGPVKPTFPAAAAMSPDSSSPGAIITGAPQIKKPESSSGLSSRLMHPDEDISLEEKRATLPKYSHFMNKGMGTSKPSMMPPASMSMGMPPNSMPMGMGPGPGPGMRPPMPPQGMMGMPPNQGMPPNQGMFNMGFPGNRPMYGPGGGRY; this comes from the exons GTACTGTAACAGAGAATTTGATGACGAGAAGATCCTCATCCAGCACCAAAAGGCAAAACACTTCAAATGTCATATATGTCACAAAAAATTGTACACAGGGCCAGGATTGTCAATCCATTGTATGCAG GTACATAAGGAAAAGATGGACAAAGTTCCAAACTCGGTACCAGGAAGGAACAACATAGAGATAGAAATCTATGGCATGGAGGGAATCCCAGATCAAGATTTGCGAGATCATGAAcgagagaaaaataaaaaag CTAATGCAGCCAAAAACCCTGGAGACAGTGACGACGATTCACAGCCTGGGACTAGCACTACCACATCCACACCATCAGCTCCCCCTTTACCCGGTGGTATGGGGCCTAACATGGGCTTTATGGGCATGCCCCCTATGCCTCCTCCGATGGGTATGGGGCCAATGGGAATGCGGCCTGGCATGGGACCTATGG GACCAATGGGACCAAT GATGGGTCCAGGAGGTATGCCAATGCCACCTCGTCCCTTTATGGGTCCAGGAGCGCCCCCGATGCCCCCGATGTCTACCCCACCGATGTCTGCACCACCATCCAAACCTCTTTTcccagctgctgctgct TCAAGCAGTGGAAGCTCAGCCCCGCCCACATCAACGTCGATGGCGGGCCCTGTTAAGCCGACGTTCCCAGCAGCAGCAGCCATGTCACCAGATTCCTCGTCTCCCGGGGCAATCATCACGGGCGCCCCACAGATCAAGAAACCAGAGTCAAGTTCAGGTTTGAGTTCCAGGTTGATGCATCCAGATGAGGACATATCATTG GAAGAAAAGCGAGCTACATTACCAAAGTATTCCCATTTTATGAATAAGGGTATGGGAACATCCAAACCCAGCATGATGCCACCAGCTAGTATGAGTATGGGTATGCCTCCTAACTCCATGCCTATGG GTATGGGACCTGGTCCAGGCCCAGGAATGAGGCCTCCTATGCCTCCACAAG GTATGATGGGGATGCCGCCGAATCAGGGAATGCCACCAAACCAGGGAATGTTCAACATGGGTTTCCCAGGCAACCGGCCTATGTACGGGCCAGGGGGTGGGCGATACTGA